ACCGTTCCGTTGAAACGCCACTGGGTGTTCCCGCCACTCGTCACACATATGATTGCGATTGGTGAAGAAACGGGATCGCTCGATTTAATGCTCGATAAAGTGGCCGACTTTTATGAAAAAGAAGTAGAAAATACGGCCGAACGGTTAAAATCGTTGATTGAGCCATTGATGATTGTGCTGTTAGCTGGACTTGTCGGGATAATCGTGACTGCTATCATAGTCCCAATGTTTGAAATGTTTAATCAAATACAATATTATTGAAAATTTGACAAAAATTACCCCACTGAAAATAGATTGTACGGTATAATGACTTTAGACTCATAAATATATAGTCGAATAGGAGGAAATGAATGATGATGAGTCAATTGAAAAAACGTTTAAAAGAGCAGCGAGGATTGACCTTAGTAGAACTTTTAGCTGTTATCGTTATTTTAGGGATTATTTCCGCGATTGCCGTGCCGAGTATTGGTGGGCTTATTAACAAGACGAAAGATGATGCGAAAGTTGCCGAAGCGATTCAAATTATTAATGCGGCAAAGTTGTATGTTGCTTCCGAAGATCCTGGGGATAAAACATTAAAATACTCTGATTTACAAAATTACTTAGAAAATGTACATGATGATGGTTTTGAAGTGGTAGTAGATCAAGACGAAACCACTGGGAAATATAGCTACACAATAAAGAATCATAATGCTGTAACTATAGTTAATGGCAGTAGTGCTAAGGAAGCAACTGAAGAGGATCTTCACAATTATTAATCGTTAGAAAAGCAATGAAAATTATATTATTTCTTTACGGCCTCATATTTGGTTCGTTTTTTAACGTCGTTGGGTTACGGGTACCGATGAAGCAGTCGATCGTTCGACCTAGGTCGGCGTGCCCGCATTGTCAGCACGTGTTGACGCCGATGGAGCTGATACCTGTTTTGTCATATGTCATTCAAGGGGGAAAATGTCGTTTTTGTCGCGAACGGATTTCCCCCCTTTATCCATTCATTGAAATGCTAACAGGTTGTTTGTTCGTTTTTGCGTATCTCTATCATGGAATTTCGTTTCAGTTGTTGATTAGTTTATCAATAATCTCGCTACTGATTATTATTACGGTGTCTGATATTCGTTATATGATGATTCCTGACCGAATACTCCTCTTTTTTTTGGGATTGTTTCTTCTTGAGAGAATTTTAATCCCGTTACATCCTTGGTGGGATAGTCTTTTTGGTGCAGTCGTTGGCTTCGGCTTACTTTTATTCATCAGCATCGTGAGCAAAGGTGGAATGGGTGGCGGTGATATTAAGCTATTTGGGGTGTTAGGCCTTCTTTTAGGAACAAAACTCATTTTGCTAACCTTCTTTTTAGCCACCCTCGTCGGAACAGTTGGTGGAGTGATAGGACTGGCCGTCGGAAAAGTGAAGAAGAAACAACCGATGCCGTTTGGTCCATTTATCGGGATAGGTGCCCTTATTAGCTATTTTTATGGACAGGACATTTTACAATGGTATTTTTCATTCTATTAATTTTTTGTTAGAAGGGGCAAAGAAGTATGAAGCTACCGTGGTTTTCTCAAGGTAGGAAAGTGATCAATATCGTGTTTACTGATTATGCACTTAGGGTGGTCGAAGCAAAAACGACTCCCCCATTTGCGGTTACTCGGTGGACGGAACGAGAGCTTCCGCCAGAAACGATTAAAGGGGGCATCATTTATGATTCGCAAACACTATTATTTATATTAGAAGAAATAGTGGCCGATTGGGGTCTTAAACATCGTCCTGTCCAATTTTTAGTACCCGATCAATACGCCATCGTCCGTCGACTTTCGATTCCGAAAGATGTAAAAGAAGATGAATTACATAGCTATATTTTTTTAGAGATCGGCACCAGTATTCATTTGCCATTTGAAAATCCAGCTTTCGATGTTATTCCATTAGGGGAAAAAGAGAAAAAACAAGAAGCATTGCTTTTTGCTTCTCGTGAAGATATTGTGGCTTCGTATGCCAATCTCTTGGAGGAAGCCAAATTGAAGCCACTTACCGCTGATATGTCCATTTTAGCCCTTTACCGCTTGTTTTTATATTCAAAGGTAATCGATGGAAACGGACATTATATGATGTTACAGCTTGATCGTCATTTGTTAACCGTTTCCATTTTTCACGGTTATCAACCGGTGTTTATGCGACCCATTCCGGTTGAATGGAATCAGGTGGAAGAAAAAGAGGTTAATCATTGGAGTTTGCCTCTGGAAGATTTATATAATGAAATTGAGCGGGTCATCAACTTTTACCGTTATTCCCTCTTTCATGGGGATGTGGATATTACGTGCTTTTTACTAAGCGGCGACTACCCTGTATTAGATGTATTTGGAGAAGCGTTAAAAGAACGCTGGGGAAAAGAAGTGTTTAAAGTTCCTGAACAACATTTCATGGACCGCGACAACGAGCCGATACCTTCATCTATGGAACTTGCGATTGGGTTAGCATTAAAAGAGGTGCTAAAATGATTATTGATATTAATCTACTACCGAGAAAAGAAGATAGGCATCGTGCACCTAAATATATATTAATTATTATCATCGCCCTTACGCTTATTACAGGAGGAATATATTGGTTTCAACTTCATATTGTTTTTCAAAAAATAGAGACGTTGGAGCAAATGGTTAATCAAACGAGACAAATTCGTGAAACAGAGGAACAAAAATCATTATCATATACCTCCAATAAAGCGTATCAACAATTAGAACAGGCGGTTACTTGGGCCTCTCAATATCCTATCCAAGCGGTTCCAATCATGAAAGAACTTATTTCTATTTTGCCTGAGCGCGGTTTTTTCCGTCATTTTAAATGGATGGAACAGCAAACGATTGAATTGTCCATTCAGTTCGATTCCCAGCGGGATGCAGCCTATTACTTTACTTCATTAACAAAAATAGAATGGATTAGTGACGTCCAGCTTCGATCCATCGAAACAGAACCAGTCGTAGCGGATGATGCTGAAAATAACGAGAATGAAGACGTATTACCACGCTATATCGCCCTATATGAAATCAAATTAAATAAACAACTGGTTAAAGAGCACTTTGAGCAGGAAGGAGGATCGTCATAGATGAAGTCATTTACTCGTAAAGAATGGACCATTCTCCTTCTGGTGACTTTATGCTGTTTTTTGGCACTTATCGCAATTCATCTGTTGATTTATCAACCAAACGTTCATACGCTTAAAAAAATCGAAAACGAATTACAAACGGAACAACAACTGTTAGCTGTGATTAGTAAAAAAACCGAGAACATGGAACAACAAACGATAATGAGTTCGATTGGATTACAACAACAATTGCCGGTAAAGCCATTAACCGATCAGTTGTTGCTGGACATAGAAATGGCCGAAATGCTATCGGGAGTTTCAATTGAACAAATTTCACAAATGGAAGCACAAGAACAAATAGATCCATCGCTTAACATGGCCAAGCAGGGGGAAGCGACAAGTTCTGAACAATCGATTGACAATGGATTCGTTCCAACCGGTATCGAACGAATGAGTTATCAACTTCGCGTCAAGGCAGACGATTATTTTGAAATGGAATCGTTTTTATCCAAAATAGAAGAATTACAACGCATTACCGAAATTAAGGAGCTCGTATTTGAAGGTCCGAAAGAAGTGACATCGATTATGGAAACACAGGAAGATTTCATATTTGAAGTCGTCGTGACAACGTATTACTACCCAACCTTAACAGAATTACTCGATGAAGTACCAAGACTTCAAGTCCCTGCTTCAACTAACAAACAAGATCCGTTTCCATTCTTTTCGGACGGTGATTCATAATGGTTAAACTATCTCGAGACAATCGTGGTGTGACATTAGTAGAGTTATTGGTTGTTGTCGTTATTTTAAGTATTATTGCTACCGTGTCCGTAATAGCGATTGGGAACATCATCCAAACCCAACGTGACAAAGCCTTTGTAGGAAATGCCTATATGTTAGTAGAAGCTGCTCGCCTTTATCTAACAGAACAACAAATTCAAGGACAATCCGTTGGTAGAATACCTTATCAATTATTAGTAGAAAGAGATTGGATGGAAGAATTAATAGATCCATATACATCTACAAAACTTAACCATCAAGAAAATCATTCCTATGTTTCAGTCAAAGATGGAACGGTTGAAGGTGTCTGTTTAAAAGGACACACTAAAAATTTATGCTTTTTTGACGGTAGCGTTCAACCGATTCCATTGAAAGCTTTATCGGTTGAATTAATCCGCGAAAATTGACGATAACTTTCTAGACAAGACGACAAAAGTCTTGTTCTTTTTTTTATTCCATATGGTAGCATGGAACAAAAAGGCAGGAGGTGTCTCCGCTTGGACAAGCCGGAAGATAAAAAACATCGAATTACGGTAAAAATAAACGGGAAAGAACGCCATTTTCAAGAAGGTGTCATTGTTCACCGCTGGGACGAAGGAATGGAAGAGCAAGCTAGCACGGACGAAGCTGTGCTTGTAGACGAAAATGAAGAAAAGCCAGTAGTGAGTTCATCATATAAAAGCTTATGGAACCGTAAAAAAGGTTTTGGACCATTTCGTGGAAGAGATATTTTGAAATGGTGGACAACCATTGTATCAGCCTTAGTAACAGGGGGAGTATTTGGGCTCATCATGTTAAATTTTTTTTCGAGCGACGAACCCGTATCTCAAAAGGTAACAAAAACTACCCCCACAGTAAATAAAGAAAATCAAACGTACCAACTACCTACCGTTTCCGTTAGTGTTATTCAATTAGGAGCCTTTCAGCAAGAAGAGGCGGCCCTGCAATTCGAACAATCATTGAAACAAAACGGCTTACCGACAAAAATTGTTCACGATGGGAACCAGTATTTTATTTTTGCTGGCATGACGAAGGAGTTGACTACGGCTAAACAATTAGCAGCCACATTAAAAGAAAAAGGGATTGACGCTTATGCAAAAAAATGGACGTTAACGGGAAAAACAATAGAGCTTACACCTTCGGAAGAAAACGCCCTCCTTATGTTGAATGAATCGTTCCAGGTCCTTTTGCAACAAATGGATCAATACGTGTCAAGTAGTTCCCTCGATCATACGGCATTGGAGAAGGAATATATTAACATTCAATCGTTGAAAGAAAAGGAGTTTTCTCCTCAATTAAAGGAGTATGTTAGAATCATAGATCAAACCTTTCAACAATTGCTCTCATTAGGAGAAGGGAAAAATGATATACAATGGTGGAAGACACAAGCGACGCTCTTATCGATGTTTTCTATCTATTAATCGATATATATTTTCCGGGAAATCAAAATTCGACAAATCCCGGGCTTTTTATTGTCCGGAAAAAAAGAATTTGGTACGATTATACTGTATCTCCCTCGATAACAGAAAGGAAGTGTAGGTTTTATGCCAAACCTCATCTTAGCCTCAAGTTCCCCGAGAAGAAAGGAACTCCTACAACAAATTCGCTTACCTTTTCACATTCACCCTAGTACTGTTAGTGAAGAAGTAAAAGCTGACCTTCCGCCAAAAGAGTTAGTCGCTGAATTGGCCATACGTAAAGCGAAAGACGTTGCTAATAAATATCCTCACGACGTCGTCTTAGGTGCTGATACCGTTGTCGTATTAAATGGAAAGATATTAGGGAAACCTGTCGATCGTGAAAATGCTCGAAACATGTTGCAAGCGTTATCAGGAAACACACATGAAGTATTAACTGGGGTAGCTATCGTATATAACGAAACGGTTCATCATTTTGTCGAAAAGACGGAGGTAACTTTTTGGGAGCTGTCTGCTGAAGAAATCGAACAATATTTGAATAGTGGTGAACCGTTTGATAAAGCGGGAGCGTACGGTATTCAAGGTCTTGGTGCAACATTTGTAAAACGAATTGACGGAGATTATTTTTCAGTAGTCGGTTTACCAATCTCAAAGGTACATCGTGTGTTAAAGCGTTTGTCAGTAGAGTTTTCGTAAGCTCCTAAAAAGTTCCTCCTAAAAAAGGAGGATAAATATTGATTAATAGCATGATGCTACGTGATGTGCCACAAAATGACCGTCCGAGGGAGAGGTTTATTCAAAACGGACCGCAAAGTGTTTCCAATCAAGAATTATTAGCGATATTGCTTGGGACAGGAACGAAAGAAGAATCTGTTTTACAATTGGCTAATCGTCTTCTTGTTTATTTTGAAGGTTTACGTATGTTAAAAGATACTTCGTTAGAAGAGTTGATGGCGGTCAAAGGAATTGGAAAGGCTAAAGCGGTTCAATTGTTAGCCTCCGTTGAGTTGGGCAGGCGCATCCATAACTTGACGTTTGAAGACAGGTACGTCATTCGGTCCCCTGAAGACGGGGCTAAATATGTCATGGAAGAGCTACGCTTTTTATCCCAAGAACATTTCGTCTGTTTATATTTAAATACGAAAAATCAAGTAATGCATAAACAGACCGTCTTTATCGGGAGTTTAAATGCATCGATTGTTCATCCCCGCGAAGTTTTTAAAGAAGCCCTTCGCCGATCTGCTGCTTCTCTAATTTGTGTACACAACCATCCTTCGGGTGATCCAACGCCAAGTCGTGAAGATATTGAAGTGACGAGACGATTAGTGGAATGCGGACAGATGTTAGGAATTGAAGTACTCGATCACTTAATCATTGGCGAAAAGAAATATGTTAGCTTAAAAGAAAAAGGATATTTATAACAGATAGGTTTCCACTCTATGAAATTCATTGACGTTCGGCTATAATATTGGTTATGATTTTTTCGTCAAAGAATTATTTTGCTACTAATTTTCTTACTTTAAACGTAGGTTTGGTATAAAGACTATATTAAGGATTCTGTATCAGAAAGGGAGATACACGCATGTTTGGATTTGGAACAAAAGACCTTGGAATAGATTTAGGAACGGCGAATACGCTCGTTTACGTGAAAGGAAAAGGAATTGTATTACGCGAGCCATCGGTTGTAGCACTACAAAAAGATACGAAACAAATTGTGGCTGTAGGAAATGACGCGAAAAATATGATTGGTCGGACACCAGGAAATGTCGTCGCCACTCGACCAATGAAGGATGGGGTCATTGCTGACTATGATACAACGGCAACCATGATGAAGTATTTCATTAATCAAGCAATGAAAAATCAAGGACTATTCTCTCGAAAACCGTATGTGATGGTGTGTGTTCCATCAGGGATAACAGCTGTCGAAAAACGAGCTGTTATTGATGCTACTCGTTCCGCTGGTGCACGAGACGCGTATACGATTGAAGAACCATTTGCAGCAGCGATCGGTGCAAATCTTCCTGTTTGGGAACCAACCGGAAGCATGGTTGTGGATATTGGTGGAGGAACAACAGAAGTCGCAATTATATCGCTAGGTGGTATCGTGACGAGCCAATCGATTCGCGTAGCTGGTGATGAAATGGACGACGCGATTATTCAATATATTCGCAAGACATACAATTTAATGATTGGTGATCGAACAGCCGAGCAAATTAAAGTGGAAATTGGTTCAGCAGCAAACCCAGAAGGAATTGGACCAATGGAAATTCGAGGACGCGACCTGCTCACAGGACTTCCAAAAACGATTGAAATAACCGCTGAAGAGATTGCCGCTGCACTTCATGATACCGTTTATGCAATTGTTGAAGCCGTAAAAGGTACGCTTGAAAAAACTCCTCCAGAGCTCGCAGCTGATATTATGGATCGTGGAATTGTTTTAACCGGTGGAGGAGCGCTGTTAAGAAACTTAGACAAAGTGATTAGCGAAGAAACGAAAATGCCTGTATTAATTGCCGAAGACCCGCTAGATTGCGTTGCTATAGGAACAGGAAAAGCATTAGATAATATTCATATGTTTAAAAATAAAGCAAAAGAATCTCGTTAAGATAACAAACTGGGGTGTACATCATGCCACTATTTTTTCGAAATAAACGTCTGATTGTATTGTTAGTAAGTATCATTGTGCTTGTGGCATTGATTGGGTTTTCCCTTAGGGAACGCGGAAGCCTAACATGGCCGGAAAAGTTCGCCAACGACATGATTGGAATAGGCCAAGTAGTAATTGCTAAGCCCGCTCATTATATTGCGGGCTTCTTTGAAACTTTAGAAGAAATCAAAAATACATATGAAGAAAACGAGAAGTTAAAAATTCGGTTAGAAGAATTGGCGAAATTAGAAACACTTGTCAGTGAATTAACAAAAGAGAATGAAGAATTACGGGAAATTATAGGGATGAAGGAAAGCCTTCGAGATTATGAAGTGATTCACGGAACAGTAATTGCCAGTAATCCAGACCAATGGAATAAATATATAAAAATTAATAAAGGAGAAGTAGACGGCGTTAAAAAAGATATGGCGGTCATCACTTCGAAAGGATTAATTGGGAAAGTAAGAAGCACCAACAAGTTTACTTCCACCATTGAATTATTGAGTATGAACAATTCGAAAAGCCGTATTTCTGCTCTTATTCAAGGAAAAGAAAATGTTTACGGATTAATTGAAGGGTATGATGAAGAGTCAGAGATGTTGCTCATGAAACGAATACCATTTGATGTCGAAATTAAAGAAGGACAAAAGGTAGTGACATCTGGACTCGGTGGCGTGTTTCCAAGATTGCTTCCAATTGGGGAAGTAGCAAAAGTTGAACCAGATCAATACGGGTTAAACCAAACGGCGTACGTCAAACCAGCAGCAGACCTAAACGATATCGTCTATGTAATGGTCGTCAAACGAAGTATAACCGAAGTACAATTAGAGGATGAAAGTGAGGATCAAGCTGAATGAGACGCTTTATCCTTACACTCATCGTCGCTTTGTCTTTTGTTTTTGAAAGTATTTTTGTGATGCATTTTCCACCAACTATATTCGGAAAAGAATGGATCATCATACCCCATTTCACCTTAGTTATCTTAATGACTATCGTCATATATGATCATCGTCGCAGTGCGCTTCTTTTATCATTTGTATTCGGCTTATTCTACGATATGTATTACACGGAAATCATTGGTGTTTACTTAGCTTTGTTCCCTTTTATAGTTTATGGGACATCGAAGTTGATGATTGTGCTTCAGTCAAACGTGCTGGTTGTAACGTTACTTATATTATTTGGTAACGTTTTCCTAGAATTTATTGTCTACCAATTCCATCTGCTTATCCAGACGACAACCATTTCTTTTGACCAATTTGTCCAACTTCGATTGTGGCCAACACTATTCGTAAACACCGTTTTCTTTTTACTTGTCGTGTTCCCATTAAGGAAACAGCTGCTTCGCTGGAAAAATGAACGTTCAGAAGAATAACGATTTTCACTCACGAAAAAATGATAAAAAAGAGGAAAATGGTGGTTCATTGTCGAATTATTGTTTAACTGAGGTGAAATGACACGCCATGAAGAAAAAGCAAAATGTACTTATAAAAGGAACAAAAGATGGTTTAACTTTATTTTTAAATGATCAGTGTTCCTATGAAGAATTGAAAAAAGAATTAGACGAAAAATTAACAGCCCAATATATCAATCAAGACGACTATCCATTAATTACCGTGCGAATTGATGTTGGCAATCGGTTTTTAACCGATGAACAAATAGAAGAAATCAAGCAGTTAGTTCGACATAAAAAAAATTTAGTGGTTGATGATATTGTTTCCAATGTGATGACAAAACAAGAAGTTCAGAGAATACTAGACGAGCAAGAAATTACTTCTGTAGTCGGGATTGTTCGTTCTGGACAAGTTTTAGAAGTCCCAGGTGATTTGTTGCTAATTGGCGACGTCAACCCAGGCGGTACGGTAGTGGCCGGTGGAAATATTTATATTTTGGGAGCATTAAAAGGCATTGCTCACGCCGGATGCTCTGGTAACGATGAGGCGGTCATTGCAGCTTCTGTCATGAAGCCATCCCAGCTCCGCATTAATCATTGCTTAAACCGAGCACCAGACCAATACGACGAAAATGAATCACATGAAATGGAATGTGCATATATAGACGATTCTTATCAAATTGTCATTGATCGTATAAAAGTGTTAAAGCAGCTTCGACCGAATATTACAAAGCTTAAAGGAGGATTTTGAACGTGGGTGAGGCAATCGTCATTACTTCCGGAAAGGGTGGCGTAGGGAAAACGACAACATCTGCAAATGTTGGAACGGCCCTCGCCCTACAAGGGAAAAAAGTTTGTTTAGTCGATACTGATATTGGACTAAGAAACTTAGACGTTGTTATGGGGCTGGAAAACCGAATTATTTATGACCTCGTTGACGTCGTCAATGGACGTTGTAAAATGCACCAAGCACTAGTGAAAGATAAACGGTTTGATGACCAATTATACCTTTTACCAGCCGCTCAAACAAGTGACAAATCAGCTATTCAGCCGGAGCAAATGAAAGAACTAGTTGAGCAGCTCAAGCACGATTTTGATTATGTAATTATTGATTGTCCGGCCGGAATTGAACAAGGCTACAAAAACGCGGTCGCTGGCGCGGATAAAGCTATCGTTGTAACAACGCCTGAAATTTCCGCTGTTCGCGATGCAGATCGCATTATCGGTTTATTGGAGCAAGAAGACATTGAACCACCAAAATTGATCATTAACCGAATTCGCAGTCAAATGATGAAAAACGGTGATATGCTCGATATTGATGAGATAACGACCCATTTGTCGATCGAATTAATTGGTATTGTTGTCGATGATGAGGAAGTAATTAAATCTTCTAATCAAGGAGAACCAGTCGTATTAAATCCAAATAACAAGGCATCAATTGCCTATCGAAACATTGCCCGCCGTATCCTCGGTGAATCGATTCCGTTACAGCCACTAGAAGATGAAAAAGGTGGTATGTTTTCGAAAATTAAAAAACTGTTTGGCGTAAGATAAATGATTTGTAGACTTGAAGTGTTTTTCACTTTGAGTCTCTTTTTTTATGGCTTTGTTAAATGATACTATTGATATTTATCCATTTCGCTTGTGGCGGACGCTTTCCGCGGGCAAGCCGCAAGATGCTTCCCTCGCTACGCTCAAGTATGGGTCTTGCCTGGTTTCTTGTCCCCGCTGGAGTCGCCGCCGTGTGAACAACTTACTAAAAATCAACAATAAAATATAACCCAGCCTTTTTCATAAATCACGATAAAGTTACTTTATATTTGTTTGTTTAAACAAAATAAATACTTGTTCAATGCTTGTAATTAATGGATTTTTTGGTCATTCATGCAAAATTGAGGAGCTGTTTACGAAAAATCTAAACTATTTGTAATAAAGTTACCAATGAAGTTCGGATGAACATTCATCATCTCCCTTGTCATATCTTTTTCGGACAAGACATACATTGGTACAAATTGATAAAGGAGCATGATGTGCGTATGGGGAATCGGCGAGATGAAATCCGAAAAAGAATTGAAAAAAGAAGGAAAAGTCGTCAACCTCCAACCTATTGGTCTGCGATGGATGAAGAGCGATTCGGAATGGATTCATATCCATCATTTGAAGTATCAGGAGATGATGATCATCCGTTGTTTAACAAAGAAGTGCTGATGTTTAAAATTCTCTGCTCTGCCTTGCTCACTTTAGCTGTAGCCATTATTTTTAAAAACACCTCCCCGTCCTTAGAAAATACAAGAGCACTCATTCAAGAAGCAATGAGTCAAGAATTTCAATTTGCGTCAATTGCCAACTGGTACGAAAATACGTTTGATCAACCGCTAGCCTTGTTCCCAACGAAGTCAGGAAATAAAAGTAACTTTACAGCAACACCTGATTATGCGGTTCCAGCTTCGGGAAAAGTGAAAGAAAGCTTTGATGAAACCGGACAAGGCGTGATGATCGAAACAGAGGCTGGGGCGGATATTGAAGCGATTAACGATGGACTTGTTGTTTTTGCTGGGAAAAAAGAAGGATTGGGTAACACGGTGATTATTCAGCATGTGGACCGTACGGAGTCGTGGTATGGACATTTACAAACAATTGATGTCACCCTTTATCAACCGGTTAGTAGCGGAGAAAAAATAGGAACGGCCCAAGTGACGAACGAGCAGGCCGGACAATTTTATTTTGCGATTAAAAAAGATAATCATTTCATTGATCCAATACAGGTGATCTCCTTTGAATAAATGGGTCTCTATCGGAAAAAAACTATCGATTCATCCTTTATTTTGGCTTGTCATGTGTTTGGCAATTGTTACTGGACATTTTATTTCATTGCTTATTTTATTTATCATTGTGTTTGTTCATGAACTCGGACACGCCTTTGCCGCACTCTTTTTTTCTTGGAGAATAAAAAAAATCTCGTTATTACCTTTTGGTGGAGTAGCTGAAGTAGATGAACATGGCAATCGCAGCGAGCTAGAAGAATTCATTCTCATTATTGCTGGTCCGCTGCAGCACGTTTGGATGCTTGCTGCTGGTTTTATATTGTTTCGGTTAGGTTGGATGTCACCATACCTGTACAGTGAATGGATGACGTTTAACTATATGGTTCTATTTTTTAACTTACTTCCGATTTGGCCGCTTGATGGGGGAAAATTACTGTTATTAGGCCTATCAAGATTTTTATCGTTCCAGCAAGCGTATCAAGCCATTTTAGCATGGTCACTAGTCAGTTTGCTTATATTTCATAGTTGTATGCTTTGGCTATCCCCATATCATTTAAACTTATGGA
The window above is part of the Bacillus sp. (in: firmicutes) genome. Proteins encoded here:
- a CDS encoding M50 family metallopeptidase; its protein translation is MNKWVSIGKKLSIHPLFWLVMCLAIVTGHFISLLILFIIVFVHELGHAFAALFFSWRIKKISLLPFGGVAEVDEHGNRSELEEFILIIAGPLQHVWMLAAGFILFRLGWMSPYLYSEWMTFNYMVLFFNLLPIWPLDGGKLLLLGLSRFLSFQQAYQAILAWSLVSLLIFHSCMLWLSPYHLNLWIIFSFLYFSIWMEWKKRHYTFMRFLMDRYYGKASTIKKLKTIYVQADEKLFSVLEKFQRGYKHPIVVVKNGKEIGSLDENEVLHAFFSYNMFSARIDELLYAY
- the minD gene encoding septum site-determining protein MinD encodes the protein MGEAIVITSGKGGVGKTTTSANVGTALALQGKKVCLVDTDIGLRNLDVVMGLENRIIYDLVDVVNGRCKMHQALVKDKRFDDQLYLLPAAQTSDKSAIQPEQMKELVEQLKHDFDYVIIDCPAGIEQGYKNAVAGADKAIVVTTPEISAVRDADRIIGLLEQEDIEPPKLIINRIRSQMMKNGDMLDIDEITTHLSIELIGIVVDDEEVIKSSNQGEPVVLNPNNKASIAYRNIARRILGESIPLQPLEDEKGGMFSKIKKLFGVR
- a CDS encoding M23 family metallopeptidase, whose translation is MGNRRDEIRKRIEKRRKSRQPPTYWSAMDEERFGMDSYPSFEVSGDDDHPLFNKEVLMFKILCSALLTLAVAIIFKNTSPSLENTRALIQEAMSQEFQFASIANWYENTFDQPLALFPTKSGNKSNFTATPDYAVPASGKVKESFDETGQGVMIETEAGADIEAINDGLVVFAGKKEGLGNTVIIQHVDRTESWYGHLQTIDVTLYQPVSSGEKIGTAQVTNEQAGQFYFAIKKDNHFIDPIQVISFE